A window from Uloborus diversus isolate 005 unplaced genomic scaffold, Udiv.v.3.1 scaffold_13, whole genome shotgun sequence encodes these proteins:
- the LOC129232640 gene encoding uncharacterized protein LOC129232640 → MTALEGRDAGDEVREGVGKAAGGAGTYFTPSHSRVRRFYAVGGGPGGYEGYGGEGPGGPGGYFGGGGPGWYGGYGSGGPGGYEGYGGEGPGGPGGYVDGGGPGWYGGYGNGGPGGPGSYDGGNGACGYGGYDAEVANAGGAGTPGGSGPRTVTNVISGGYGGYGADAGGAGGAGGAGNPGGAGGSGGSAGGRTVTSVISGGYGGYSAGDAFGYPGAFAVGYQFRRPMPGNPWFPQR, encoded by the coding sequence ATGACGGCATTGGAGGGACGAGATGCGGGGGATGAAGTTAGAGAAGGAGTCGGTAAAGCTGCAGGCGGTGCTGGTACGTACTTCACACCTTCACACTCCAGAGTCCGCCGTTTCTACGCTGTCGGTGGAGGTCCTGGTGGTTATGAAGGTTATGGCGGTGAGGGACCTGGTGGTCCTGGTGGTTACTTTGGCGGTGGAGGCCCTGGGTGGTATGGAGGCTACGGCAGTGGAGGCCCTGGTGGTTATGAAGGTTATGGCGGTGAGGGACCTGGTGGTCCTGGTGGTTACGTTGACGGTGGAGGCCCTGGGTGGTATGGAGGCTACGGCAATGGAGGCCCTGGTGGTCCTGGCAGTTATGATGGCGGCAATGGTGCTTGTGGTTATGGAGGCTATGATGCTGAAGTCGCTAATGCTGGTGGCGCTGGAACACCTGGTGGCAGTGGCCCAAGGACCGTAACAAACGTCATAAGTGGTGGTTATGGAGGCTATGGTGCTGACGCCGGTGGTGCTGGTGGTGCTGGTGGCGCTGGAAATCCTGGTGGTGCTGGTGGAAGTGGAGGTTCTGCTGGCGGCAGAACCGTAACAAGCGTCATAAGTGGCGGTTATGGAGGCTATAGTGCTGGTGACGCTTTCGGTTATCCTGGCGCTTTCGCTGTAGGTTACCAATTCAGGAGGCCTATGCCCGGCAATCCTTGGTTTCCTCAACGCTAA